TCAGGTTGGCCTCGTGGTGCTGGAGCTGATCCAGCTCATTCTTCAGGAATGCCCTGAGCTGACCCATAATGGTAGCCCTTTTCTCCAGCAGATCCTGTAGGCGCATTTCTTCGCGCTGGCGCTCCAGCTGGGCCTCCGCGCGTATCTCCCGGGCCTGCTGCTCGGCGGCAGCCAGCTTCAGCTCTGCGTCTCTGCGTGCCGCATCCATGGTAGCCATGCTGCTCTGCTCGGCCTGGTAGAGGGTCTTGCGCATGATCTCCTCCATATCTGTGTAGCTGCGCAGGCTGGCCTGCGTACGCTCCAGCTCAGATTTCAGGCGGCGGTTATCCTCCAGCACCTGTTCCCACTCTGCCGAGAGCGACTGCAAAAAGGCACGCACTTCATCGGCATTGTAGCCGCGCATTGCTTTGCCAAAGTTGTGTTGACGTATTTCAATGGGAGAAATCATGATACAAGGGCTGGATGGGGTAGAATATGGCCATTTCCGGCTATAGCGGCGGCAGGTAGTTATTCAGAGGATGCCCGCAGGAAATAGACGGGCATGTGGCCAATGGTGTCTGGCTCATAGTGCTGCTGTAGCCACAGCAGCCGCTGCTGTAGCTCGGGCATATGGCCTACAGGGTCCAGTATGGCCTGCGGGCGGGCACGTAGCAGTTCGGCATAAAAATCGGCCAGGCTCTCGGGCCTGCTTATCGGCTCGGGGCGCTTCAGGTTTTCCGTTAGCCAGGTCATTCTGGCCCGCGCCATATAGAAGTTCATGTACTTTGTCTCGCCCCGCTGCTTCAGTGCAGTATAGAGCTCTGGCCTAAAGTCTACTACCCAGATACCACTTATCCCGCGCGACCGAAGGGCACTATCCAGGGCCTGTATGTTCGGGTCGGGCTGTAGACGGGTTCTCAGGCCGTGCATCCACCCAGCTGGGGTCAGTTTCGGCTCTGCCAGCCGAAACAGCCGCTCAGTGCGTGCCAAAGGGTAGCTGGCATATAGTACAGTAGTAGCCGCCAGGGCGAGCAGCAGTACGGCCGGGCGCAACCAGCGGGGCACCAAGTT
The Bacteroidota bacterium DNA segment above includes these coding regions:
- a CDS encoding DivIVA domain-containing protein; protein product: MISPIEIRQHNFGKAMRGYNADEVRAFLQSLSAEWEQVLEDNRRLKSELERTQASLRSYTDMEEIMRKTLYQAEQSSMATMDAARRDAELKLAAAEQQAREIRAEAQLERQREEMRLQDLLEKRATIMGQLRAFLKNELDQLQHHEANLIGRSQPLDLPLSPTAEAIQEVQTTVAPVPTPTPEAPRRPEPLPEVPPKPEAVPSLEPIRMAAPQDPILPEKPTPRPVAQKRQGSSFFDQAIQHSDKSAIIESLSEDL